A genomic stretch from Enterobacter oligotrophicus includes:
- a CDS encoding HHA domain-containing protein, with amino-acid sequence MTEKPLTKIDYLMRLRRCQSIDTLERVIEKNKYELSDNELAVFYSAADHRLAELTMNKLYDKIPSSVWKFVR; translated from the coding sequence ATGACTGAAAAACCATTAACCAAGATTGATTATTTGATGCGCTTGCGACGTTGTCAGTCAATAGACACGCTTGAGCGTGTAATTGAAAAAAATAAATACGAGCTTTCTGATAATGAATTGGCTGTATTTTATTCAGCTGCTGACCATCGTCTTGCTGAGCTAACAATGAATAAACTGTATGATAAGATTCCTTCATCTGTCTGGAAGTTTGTTCGTTAA
- the tomB gene encoding Hha toxicity modulator TomB: protein MDEYSPKRHDIAQLKFLCESLYHDCLANLDESNHGWVNDPTSAINLQLNELIEHIATFALNYKIKYNEDNKLIEQIDEYLDDTFMLFSSYGINAQDLQKWRKSGNRLFRCFINVSRANPVSLSC from the coding sequence ATGGACGAGTACTCGCCAAAAAGGCATGATATCGCGCAGTTGAAATTTCTCTGCGAATCCTTGTACCATGACTGCCTTGCCAATCTTGATGAAAGCAACCATGGCTGGGTGAATGACCCAACGTCTGCAATCAATTTACAGCTAAATGAGTTGATAGAGCATATCGCGACCTTCGCACTTAATTATAAAATTAAGTACAATGAAGATAATAAGCTGATTGAGCAAATTGACGAATACCTGGATGACACCTTTATGTTGTTCAGTAGCTACGGCATTAACGCACAGGATTTGCAAAAATGGCGTAAATCAGGAAACCGTCTATTTCGCTGCTTCATCAACGTGAGCAGAGCTAACCCTGTTAGCCTTTCCTGTTAA